The sequence below is a genomic window from Candidatus Stygibacter australis.
TCCCCGGTTATCATGATCCCTTGCCGTAAAACACCCCATATCGCATTCCGTACCATCAGGATCGTTATCATAAGATTGGTCTCCTGCATCCATGCAGGGACTGTTCCAATCAAGATTGTAATCATCACCATCGGCATCAACGAACTGGGGATCAGTATTGATATTTCCAGTTCCATTATACACCGTTGATAATCCAATACAGCTATATGTAGTAGTAGTATTGACTGGCTGAAGGTATTGGGGTTCCCCTGGTTCTGTACCGTCATTAAAATATACAATACAATTAATTACATCAACGGCATTATTTGTAACATAAACACCACCATAATACTCACCATCACCTGTATTATAGACTATTGAGCTTTGGTTGATCACCATATCTGCATCACCTTGATTCAGTATACAGATACCTCCACCATGCCCTCCAACATGATTTTCGTATATTAATAGGTTATCAAAATCAGCTTCAGGATTCTCATACTCGGTAGTTTTAACAAAAATTCCACCACCGTTATAGTCGGTAGTGTTTCCAAATATTACTAAATCGTCGAAATCAATTTCTACATCCAGGCAGAAGATCCCTCCTCCTCCCACGTGTGCTGTATTATTATTACTCACATTGTCAGAAATTTGACAATCAGATATTGTCACTGCCTGGTCACCATTTCCCTCACAATAAATTCCACCACCATCTTCATCTGCTTCATTATTTTCTATTGTACACTCGATCATACTTAATTCACCGGAACCTGTACAATAATAAAAGATTCCTCCACCATTTCCCTCACAATCATTAGTATCCACAGTACAATTATCCATAATCAACACATCAGATCCCGACCCATAGAAAAAGATTCCACCTCCATGTTCATCTGTGCTGTTATTCTCGATAGTACAGTCTGTAATGGTTAATGTGTAACCATTATCTCCTCCAAAAGAAATTCCTCCTCCATGTTGGTCACTAACATTTTGCTTTACAATGCAATCTTCAATTGTAACATTTCTGTTTTTAATTGCAAATCCTGCACCATCATCTTCCTGGGATGTTATGCAATTCATTACTGTAAAACCACTAATATTACTAAGACCTGTGATAACGGGGTCACTTGCAAGTATTATAATACCATCTGATGAGTTACCTCCATCAATTATTGTTGTTAGTTTATTGTCCCCAAACAAATCAAAGTAATGATCTGCGAAATTTACAGTTTCTAAATAAGTTCCTGCTGTAACATATACGACATCTCCATCACTAAGAGCATCAACAGCATCAGAGATTTCAGGAAATGGTGATCCCTGTGAACCGTTTCCAGGTGGTGTTGCCAATGCATCAACATACCAATCAGTAGCTGATAAAAATAATGGTATCAAAACCATTAGGAAAATATAAATAGTCTTTCTCATAATATACTCCATCTATTTAAGTCCGGCTTGACAAATTACCGAACCTGGTTTTTTATAACACTTGCTTTTATGGTCGCTTTGTCGGTGAGAATCGGCAGAGCGGCTTTTCGGACAACTGGGCAATAAATAAAAACTATCTCAGCCGAATTTTAATTTACCACTTCTTATGAATTTTATTAAAGTAATGCTTTTACTAATATAATAGCTATATATATATATATAAGGAGTTACGTTATTTCTGCAGTTATCATTGAACCTGTTATCATGAATGGATGATTTTTTATTTTCATAATCGCATTTTTTATCCTGCATAATATTCGCCCCCTTTATATATTTATTTAACATTATTAGATTTATCTTATCAGACAAGTTGTCTTATTTTTTCATAATTTGTCAATTTATATTTTTTCATTCAATATGAATGTTTCTTCAGTATATCAATCTATCCACTAAAATTAATATACCTAATTCCAGACTGTGCACAAACCTGTTCAGATCAACCATCTAAGGTTATCGAGTTGAGACTTCGTACCCGAAGGATCGACTTGAGAAACGACCAGTTTCAATCCCTATAATAATGCCATTGTGAAGGAACAAGCCCATTCGCAAGGTAATCACTATATCAAATAAAAGCCCCGTTAACCTGCCTCCAAAAGTTCCCGATAGATCGGGATAATCTTTATCCTGAATTCAGTTCAAAACTTCTGCTTAATTGGGTGTTTCTTCAGTTCGTTTTATTAGTTTTGTTCGTTGCTGAATGATCTTTATAGTCATATAGTTAAAAGAAAGAAACCATTCCGGAGGATAAAACCATCTGACCTTAAATTTATTTTTAACCGCGAAATGACGCGAAAGAATGTGATGGATATTGGACTTATTGAATGTGCAACAAGAAGTCAAAACTCTTCTGGGTGGAACTGCCGTCATCTGCGCCCCACTTGCGGAGTACCGCCAGCGGTGCACGTCTGACTTATTCTGGAGAATTACCACCCCAATAAGTCAGGATTTCTTCTACCGTACTCGGGGCAGAAGTAGGTAGCAGCTGGCTGGGGTGGAAATAACGTTCGCCAGAAGTCTTGTCCTGAGTACAGTTCAAAACTCCTGCTTAGCTGGGTGTTTCTTCAGTTCGTTTTGTTAGTTTTGTTCGTTGCTGAATGATCTTTGTAGTCATATAGTTAAAATAAAGAAACCATTCCGGAGGATAAGACCATCCGGAAGGTAATAAAAAAAGCTCCGGTTTTTACCTCTTTCTTGCGTTTTCAGGTATTATAGATAATTCTGGTAGATGGAGAGATATTTTTCGTGGATAGTGATATTTGTGGAGATGATGGTATCGATGTCTGGGTTGGAGATATTAGTTTCCTGCTGGCAGGCGATGTCAATGAGCTTATATATATCATTAAAGCCAATTTTACGGTTCAGGAAAAGGCTGATAGCGGCTTCATTAACGGCATTCATGATAGTGGGCATCAGTCCGCCGGCTTCACCGCACTGACGGGCGAGGAAATATAGCGGGAAGCGTTCAGATTCGAGTGGGAAGAAATTCAATTGAGGCAGGTCGAGAATACTGGTGCGGACAAGCTGAGAAGCTATATGCTGCGGGAATGTGAGTGCGTAGAGAATGGGCAGTTTCATGGTGGGATTGCTCAATTGCGCCAGAATACTGCCATCGGCAAATTCCACAAAGGAATGAACTACCGACTGGGGATGTATGACAGCCTTTATTTTATCATAATCAGTATCAAAGAGCCAGTGAGCTTCAATCACTTCCAGACCTTTATTCATCATGGTGGCGGAATCGATGGTTACTTTTGTGCCCATTGACCAGGTGGGATGTTTGAGTGCTTTTTCCAGAGTGATGTGAGAGAACTGGTCGAGAGGTAACTCCCGAAATGGACCACCAGAAGCAGTGAGAATGATATTACCAATTTCAGAAGACTGGTGTCCTTCCAGGCACTGGAACACTGCACTATGTTCACTGTCAACTGGCAATAACCGGCTTTTTGAGGTTTTCATAGCTGTTTTGATCAGGTGACCAGCGAGTATGAGAGATTCCTTATTTGCCAGAGCAAGATCAATGCCGGCATCAATTACGGCAAGTGAAGAGAGTAAACCAGCAGAACCGGTGATGGCATTAAGGACAATATCGAGAGATAATTCTTTGATAAGGGTGATCAGCTCAGCTTCTCC
It includes:
- the dxr gene encoding 1-deoxy-D-xylulose-5-phosphate reductoisomerase — encoded protein: MKNIAVLGLTGSIGKSTIEVIREHPDKFRITLASAHNNSELLFEYAREFGIKYLVLTGSIPPASPPPPGSILHTGEAELITLIKELSLDIVLNAITGSAGLLSSLAVIDAGIDLALANKESLILAGHLIKTAMKTSKSRLLPVDSEHSAVFQCLEGHQSSEIGNIILTASGGPFRELPLDQFSHITLEKALKHPTWSMGTKVTIDSATMMNKGLEVIEAHWLFDTDYDKIKAVIHPQSVVHSFVEFADGSILAQLSNPTMKLPILYALTFPQHIASQLVRTSILDLPQLNFFPLESERFPLYFLARQCGEAGGLMPTIMNAVNEAAISLFLNRKIGFNDIYKLIDIACQQETNISNPDIDTIISTNITIHEKYLSIYQNYL
- a CDS encoding T9SS type A sorting domain-containing protein — translated: MRKTIYIFLMVLIPLFLSATDWYVDALATPPGNGSQGSPFPEISDAVDALSDGDVVYVTAGTYLETVNFADHYFDLFGDNKLTTIIDGGNSSDGIIILASDPVITGLSNISGFTVMNCITSQEDDGAGFAIKNRNVTIEDCIVKQNVSDQHGGGISFGGDNGYTLTITDCTIENNSTDEHGGGIFFYGSGSDVLIMDNCTVDTNDCEGNGGGIFYYCTGSGELSMIECTIENNEADEDGGGIYCEGNGDQAVTISDCQISDNVSNNNTAHVGGGGIFCLDVEIDFDDLVIFGNTTDYNGGGIFVKTTEYENPEADFDNLLIYENHVGGHGGGICILNQGDADMVINQSSIVYNTGDGEYYGGVYVTNNAVDVINCIVYFNDGTEPGEPQYLQPVNTTTTYSCIGLSTVYNGTGNINTDPQFVDADGDDYNLDWNSPCMDAGDQSYDNDPDGTECDMGCFTARDHDNRGFVESETGDETYNWRGFPRLDFGAEENNGSFVDATDMLDKFGYPDHPDPVEVWYQYSGDPNLEGGWDDPVYEWDPDPCDDLIKSTRGFKIKVWGDAEDTALLRVFGDILDPDFEMTVDHEIDQNWFCYFLEETQNAQGAFDATTLNKLIRIDTYGWSAVKTGETWTWPQYPTLKYGELVVVYHDEGRDFTFEWQQPSRDIIEPYVRQEPTQFNYNEEPSYLPVYMVFGEEIPLEVAVYVDNVCKGAEVVDTDSLFHLRAYVLEEEPGYELEFVAYYGRSETRVMDYKLNGNFSQQNTNKLITGNLGEYAFIEFGEPLSDQVPELEVEMKIYPNPFNPTVIISFQVADYGTIDLEIYNAKGQKVKTLVRNQYCEFGDRIEKVWKGYNDQGQLVSGGVYFVRMQTAGDVQMKKVVLLK